The following proteins are co-located in the Phycisphaerae bacterium genome:
- a CDS encoding HD domain-containing phosphohydrolase: MNILILDDDAICLEALNQALIRAGHDVQFARDGHEALEILREGHVRLVISDWIMPGMDGLELCRRIRREEFPAYVYFILLTSRDGTECIVEGLSAGADEFLTKPFHPAELSVRLRAAERILALETRDVAIFALARLAESRDPETGAHLDRVRMYSRIIAQHFLESSNSPEPIDAEFVRLIYLTSPLHDIGKVGIPDCVLLKAGRLSNREFEIMKTHVTIGAETLGAARRQFPGVRFLQMAQEIALTHHERFNGSGYPSGLKGKRIPLSGRIVALADVYDALTSKRVYKQAFAHDVARGIILEESGQHFDPDVIKAFVENEVAFVAVRERFAEPELVAV; this comes from the coding sequence GTGAATATTTTGATTCTCGACGATGACGCCATCTGCCTGGAGGCGCTGAATCAGGCGTTGATCCGGGCGGGTCATGACGTGCAGTTTGCGCGCGATGGCCACGAGGCACTGGAAATCCTCCGCGAAGGCCATGTCCGTCTGGTGATCTCCGACTGGATCATGCCCGGCATGGACGGTCTGGAACTTTGCCGCCGGATTCGCCGCGAAGAGTTCCCTGCCTACGTCTATTTCATCCTGCTGACTTCGCGGGACGGGACCGAGTGCATTGTCGAAGGCCTGTCCGCCGGGGCCGACGAATTCCTGACCAAGCCTTTCCATCCGGCGGAGTTGAGCGTTCGGCTGCGGGCGGCGGAACGCATCCTCGCGCTCGAAACGCGCGACGTGGCCATCTTCGCCTTGGCGCGGCTGGCCGAATCCCGCGATCCGGAGACGGGTGCACATTTAGACCGCGTTCGGATGTACTCCCGGATCATCGCCCAGCATTTCCTGGAGAGTTCCAATAGCCCGGAGCCGATCGATGCGGAATTTGTGCGGCTGATTTACTTGACCAGCCCGTTGCACGACATCGGCAAGGTGGGTATCCCCGACTGCGTCTTGCTCAAGGCCGGCCGCCTCAGCAATCGCGAATTCGAGATCATGAAAACGCACGTCACGATCGGCGCCGAGACCCTGGGTGCGGCCCGGCGACAGTTTCCCGGAGTTCGCTTTCTGCAAATGGCTCAGGAAATCGCTCTCACTCATCACGAGCGGTTTAACGGAAGCGGGTATCCCTCCGGGCTGAAGGGCAAGCGAATACCGCTGAGCGGGCGGATCGTGGCCTTGGCCGATGTTTATGACGCCCTGACTTCCAAGCGGGTCTATAAGCAGGCGTTCGCCCACGATGTGGCGCGCGGCATCATTCTTGAAGAGAGCGGGCAGCACTTCGATCCGGATGTCATCAAGGCCTTTGTCGAGAACGAAGTGGCGTTTGTCGCGGTGCGCGAGCGCTTCGCCGAGCCGGAGCTGGTAGCGGTTTGA
- a CDS encoding radical SAM protein — MTVSAAAGTESDCVPRVSRGELGRRLAEARSALASCHLCEWRCGIDRTRGEHAPCRLGSDTYSFRRYLSLTDEIEIVPTLRVYLAGCNFRCRFCDTGPTCFEPSAGEKIDARKLADELTAAVRQGAKTIDLLGGEPSLHPHTILEIAASAEKPLPLVLDTNLYMSPQVIDWFDGVFTCVIGDFKFGNDDCAQKLAGVPRYWEVVTRNLLHFASNRTRLIVRHLLMPGHVECCFRPVADWIAANLSEVKFHLACGYVPCWKAQSDPTLGRMMGRDEQREAEEYLRSLNLNWHS, encoded by the coding sequence ATGACGGTTTCTGCGGCGGCAGGCACCGAATCGGATTGCGTCCCCCGCGTCAGCAGGGGCGAACTCGGCCGAAGGCTGGCGGAGGCACGCTCAGCATTGGCCTCCTGCCACTTGTGCGAGTGGCGATGCGGGATTGATCGCACCAGAGGAGAACATGCCCCCTGTCGCCTGGGCTCCGACACCTATTCGTTCCGGCGATACCTCAGCCTGACGGACGAGATCGAAATCGTTCCCACGCTTCGTGTTTATCTCGCAGGTTGCAACTTTCGATGTCGGTTTTGCGATACGGGTCCGACCTGCTTCGAGCCAAGCGCGGGCGAGAAAATCGATGCCCGGAAACTCGCTGATGAATTGACCGCGGCGGTGCGGCAAGGCGCCAAAACCATAGACCTGCTCGGCGGTGAGCCCAGTCTTCATCCGCACACAATCCTCGAAATCGCCGCGTCTGCCGAGAAACCGCTCCCACTTGTCCTCGATACGAATCTCTACATGTCACCGCAGGTCATCGATTGGTTCGACGGCGTTTTTACCTGCGTGATCGGCGATTTTAAGTTTGGAAACGACGACTGCGCGCAGAAGCTTGCGGGCGTGCCGCGTTACTGGGAGGTCGTTACACGAAACCTCCTGCATTTTGCCTCCAATCGAACTCGCTTGATCGTGCGCCACCTCCTGATGCCCGGTCATGTAGAATGCTGTTTCAGACCGGTCGCAGATTGGATAGCAGCCAACCTGTCAGAAGTGAAATTCCATTTGGCTTGTGGCTATGTCCCCTGTTGGAAGGCGCAGTCCGATCCGACCCTCGGTCGCATGATGGGACGAGACGAACAGCGGGAGGCCGAAGAATATCTTCGATCGCTTAACCTCAATTGGCATTCGTGA
- a CDS encoding AAA family ATPase, whose amino-acid sequence MSQEPAKEKNRVQPSVFAELEVLIRARYPIIYVVSWEERRVELHLKEIAQRRNKELYLWSVTTGLLKTGALPKGTKGLADPIEALDSVIEHKEPAIYLFKDFHPFMRSRDSNVAVVRKLREVAVALSDSYKTLVVTSPVLEIASELEKDVSVLDYPLPDIRDLHVLLQRICKDVSEHTKLKIELKEGELEKVLQAALGLTLQEAENVFAKTIVTDGRLSADAVSVVFSEKQQIIRKSGLLEYYDTQTNAADIGGLDVLKEWLGKRSLAFSDDARKFGLPAPKGVLLVGVQGCGKSLCAKAVSKLWDMPLLRFDMGRMFASLVGSSEENVRRAINVAESVAPCVLWADEIDKAFAGSQGSANTDGGTTARVMSTFLTWLNEKQKPVFVMATANNIAQLPPELLRKGRLDEIFFVDLPTLSERKQVFHIHLTKRRRDVTKFDLAALAEAADGFSGAEIEEAIISALYDVFYAKKELETGDIVKSIRETVPLSRTMSENIAALREWASNRARYASRRDDDAVGVTRRKLEM is encoded by the coding sequence ATGAGCCAAGAGCCGGCGAAGGAAAAGAACCGGGTTCAACCTTCCGTCTTTGCGGAGCTGGAGGTGCTGATCCGCGCCCGCTATCCCATCATCTACGTGGTTTCGTGGGAAGAGCGGCGCGTCGAGCTGCATCTGAAGGAGATCGCCCAACGCCGCAACAAGGAGTTGTATCTTTGGTCGGTTACCACCGGCCTCTTGAAGACCGGGGCGCTTCCCAAAGGGACCAAAGGGCTTGCCGATCCCATTGAAGCGTTGGACTCCGTGATTGAGCACAAGGAGCCCGCGATTTATCTCTTCAAGGACTTTCACCCGTTCATGCGGTCACGGGATTCGAATGTGGCCGTGGTCCGCAAACTCCGCGAGGTCGCGGTAGCCCTGAGCGACAGCTACAAAACACTCGTCGTCACGTCGCCTGTGCTGGAGATTGCCTCGGAGCTGGAGAAGGATGTCTCGGTTCTCGACTACCCACTTCCCGATATTCGAGATCTCCACGTGTTGCTTCAGAGGATCTGCAAGGATGTGTCCGAGCACACCAAGCTCAAGATCGAACTTAAGGAGGGCGAGTTAGAAAAAGTCTTACAGGCCGCGCTGGGATTGACGTTGCAGGAGGCCGAGAACGTCTTTGCCAAGACGATCGTTACCGACGGAAGGCTGTCGGCCGATGCCGTTTCCGTCGTCTTCTCTGAAAAGCAACAGATCATTCGCAAGAGTGGACTGCTTGAATATTACGATACGCAAACCAACGCGGCAGATATCGGCGGCCTGGACGTGCTGAAGGAGTGGTTGGGGAAGCGATCGCTGGCTTTTTCGGATGATGCCCGGAAATTCGGGCTTCCGGCGCCCAAGGGAGTCTTGCTCGTCGGCGTCCAAGGATGCGGCAAGAGCCTCTGCGCGAAGGCCGTGAGCAAGTTGTGGGACATGCCACTGCTGCGCTTTGACATGGGCCGAATGTTTGCAAGCCTAGTCGGCTCATCGGAAGAAAACGTCCGCCGGGCGATCAACGTCGCCGAGAGCGTCGCGCCGTGCGTCCTTTGGGCCGACGAAATCGATAAGGCCTTCGCCGGCTCACAGGGATCGGCCAACACCGACGGCGGCACGACGGCGCGGGTGATGAGCACGTTTTTGACGTGGCTTAACGAGAAGCAAAAGCCCGTCTTTGTCATGGCGACGGCGAACAACATCGCTCAACTTCCACCCGAACTGCTGCGCAAGGGACGGCTCGACGAGATTTTCTTCGTGGATTTACCGACTCTCAGCGAGCGGAAGCAGGTGTTCCACATTCACCTCACCAAGCGGCGGCGTGACGTAACGAAATTTGATCTGGCGGCGTTGGCCGAGGCGGCCGACGGATTCAGCGGGGCGGAGATCGAAGAGGCGATCATCAGCGCGCTGTATGACGTCTTTTACGCCAAAAAAGAGTTAGAAACGGGGGACATCGTCAAGAGCATCCGCGAGACCGTTCCGCTATCCCGGACCATGAGCGAGAACATTGCAGCGCTGCGGGAGTGGGCTTCGAACCGCGCGCGTTACGCCTCGCGGCGTGACGACGACGCGGTAGGTGTCACGCGACGTAAATTGGAAATGTAA
- a CDS encoding DUF2997 domain-containing protein: MERPEFEITITRAGKVKVHVKGVKGQRCVELADLIKEIVGREDERKLTDDFYALDGKVRIDVKTRTS, encoded by the coding sequence ATGGAACGGCCTGAATTCGAAATCACGATCACCCGCGCGGGCAAAGTAAAGGTCCATGTCAAGGGCGTGAAGGGCCAGCGATGCGTCGAACTGGCGGACTTGATCAAGGAGATCGTCGGCCGCGAGGATGAACGGAAACTGACGGATGACTTTTACGCGCTCGATGGCAAGGTGCGTATCGACGTTAAGACCAGGACGTCTTGA
- a CDS encoding DUF1257 domain-containing protein has product MGAILVLTPLVISAWPAVAAAIMGAAASMGFAVSAPTVEQEEEATRTNKIETEIENSEVVAEQMNRGEKVVITKDDITVEFGRDNRGACTVCVSGKGHSEKELHKIGEEIAGRVVQQYAYHKLMTELKKRNYSVVDEKVMQDQSIQVRIRL; this is encoded by the coding sequence ATGGGCGCGATTCTTGTCCTGACGCCGCTCGTCATATCCGCCTGGCCGGCGGTCGCCGCCGCCATTATGGGTGCTGCCGCAAGCATGGGCTTTGCCGTATCGGCTCCCACCGTGGAGCAGGAAGAAGAGGCGACTCGAACCAACAAGATCGAGACGGAGATCGAGAACAGCGAGGTGGTTGCCGAGCAGATGAACCGCGGCGAAAAGGTCGTCATCACGAAGGACGACATCACCGTGGAGTTCGGCCGCGACAACCGCGGCGCCTGCACCGTCTGTGTCAGCGGAAAGGGCCATTCCGAAAAGGAGTTGCACAAGATCGGCGAAGAGATCGCCGGCCGCGTCGTGCAACAGTACGCCTATCACAAGCTGATGACCGAACTGAAGAAGCGAAATTACAGCGTCGTCGATGAGAAAGTCATGCAAGACCAATCGATTCAGGTTCGTATTCGACTGTAG
- a CDS encoding response regulator has product MSTILIVDDMEIFREPIASTLQSRGYSTVCASNGREAMEALETHPADLILLDVSMPIMDGLACLKAIRGNARLRDLPVILLTASSDRDHVTQAAKLGVSGYLLKSQFCLKEMLARVEQYVGPSHGNAGPVKPATDSALIPLTSAADLNLRERVSKEIVWERIGQELHLEAVPPALHHVLAMINSSETSMDDIAQAMRMDQALSLRVMQVANSSFYNNGKPVKNLSEVAQRIGLSGLRIIVMTATAMSQFSDVAKGGLIPQRFWEHSLATAMLSQLLAPTLAKEAAEHYFLAGLLHDIGRVALCRLFPELHHSALKAAADSRADLMTVEIECFGVTHADVTRRLLQQWKLPNELVEAASLHHSSVAHIKSIACEPRAAFVVALANALAHAMACGDSGGMSLVPFHQYAQALGLDGESIERLARQGVKDAQDTELLCASRFAGRIRSPLHQELAQREKVAPKVAVLANPAHGDPLTLFLQQLDWWDQTNPRGVVVYAAESNEASQLVSELELLDAKFESPIPAIVASQDGKASLPPNLAVRRSISNVAIPGRYTDLMSAITKLCT; this is encoded by the coding sequence ATGAGCACCATCCTGATCGTCGATGACATGGAGATCTTCAGGGAGCCGATTGCGTCCACTCTTCAATCAAGGGGCTATTCCACGGTCTGTGCGTCCAACGGCAGGGAGGCTATGGAGGCCCTGGAAACACATCCAGCCGACCTGATTCTACTCGACGTCTCCATGCCCATCATGGACGGCCTGGCCTGCCTGAAGGCGATCCGCGGAAACGCCAGGCTACGGGATCTGCCCGTGATCCTGCTTACGGCCTCGTCCGACCGCGACCACGTCACCCAGGCGGCCAAACTGGGCGTCAGCGGCTACCTTCTGAAATCGCAATTCTGTCTCAAAGAGATGTTGGCCCGCGTCGAGCAGTATGTCGGCCCATCTCATGGCAACGCCGGTCCAGTCAAACCAGCGACAGACTCCGCTTTAATACCACTGACTTCCGCTGCGGATCTGAACCTCCGAGAGCGGGTCTCGAAGGAAATTGTCTGGGAACGCATCGGGCAGGAACTTCATTTGGAGGCCGTTCCCCCGGCCTTGCACCACGTATTGGCGATGATCAATAGCAGCGAGACCAGCATGGACGACATCGCCCAGGCGATGCGGATGGACCAGGCCTTGAGCCTGCGCGTCATGCAGGTCGCCAATTCCAGCTTTTACAACAACGGCAAGCCTGTAAAGAACCTGTCCGAAGTCGCCCAGCGGATCGGGCTGTCGGGGCTCCGGATTATCGTGATGACGGCCACCGCGATGAGCCAGTTCAGCGACGTGGCCAAGGGCGGCCTGATTCCTCAGCGCTTTTGGGAACATTCTTTGGCGACGGCCATGCTGTCGCAATTGCTCGCGCCGACTTTGGCCAAGGAGGCTGCGGAGCATTATTTTCTGGCCGGGCTGCTCCACGATATTGGCCGCGTTGCGCTGTGCAGGTTGTTTCCCGAACTGCATCACTCCGCGCTCAAGGCGGCGGCGGATTCCCGGGCAGACCTGATGACCGTGGAAATCGAATGTTTCGGCGTCACGCATGCAGACGTGACTCGACGATTGTTGCAGCAGTGGAAGCTGCCCAACGAACTGGTCGAGGCCGCGTCACTGCATCATTCGTCGGTCGCACACATCAAATCAATCGCCTGCGAACCGCGCGCCGCATTCGTGGTGGCCCTGGCGAATGCCCTGGCGCATGCCATGGCGTGCGGGGACAGCGGCGGAATGTCGCTTGTCCCATTCCATCAGTACGCACAGGCCCTTGGACTGGACGGTGAATCGATCGAGCGCCTGGCCCGTCAAGGGGTTAAGGACGCTCAAGACACCGAATTACTTTGTGCGTCTCGATTCGCCGGACGGATTCGTAGCCCCCTGCATCAGGAACTGGCCCAACGCGAAAAGGTCGCGCCAAAGGTGGCGGTACTGGCCAACCCCGCGCACGGTGACCCGCTGACGCTGTTTCTGCAACAGTTGGATTGGTGGGACCAAACGAACCCTCGCGGAGTCGTCGTTTATGCCGCCGAATCGAATGAGGCTTCCCAACTAGTCTCCGAGCTTGAACTCTTGGACGCGAAGTTTGAAAGTCCCATCCCGGCCATCGTCGCGTCACAAGACGGAAAGGCGTCGCTGCCGCCGAATCTTGCGGTGAGACGTTCGATTTCGAACGTGGCGATCCCCGGACGATACACGGACCTTATGAGTGCGATCACCAAGCTTTGCACTTGA
- a CDS encoding S26 family signal peptidase produces MQCINCGFENIPGLQVCARCQSSLLLGEIDVTPPRASAIQLGTGLRRFWNAFRNNIPNLADLLPRWRPTVYHPIALRSVVRCAIPGLAQIWHGQKALGRTILIVWLSLLLSAILSLGSGFTQFLFSAACVVHAVTVLLVLGANLNYERLPIRLLTGLAFFFGIWYFIYAPIGWLGTRFYQPLPLDGMARPDVLLNGDVILHEGPWRRPDRFERGEIVVYRVDWQMGGYANFYFAAVEGFNVDRIIGLPGDRVQAIDGKLLVNGEPLSAEHYPLAGLRSVWGNGLDVALGLGEYLVIPSTLRMPGYQPQIPADQLTNFVRVAPVDILGRVALRIRPYSRFGSVK; encoded by the coding sequence GTGCAGTGTATCAATTGCGGCTTTGAGAACATCCCGGGCCTGCAGGTCTGCGCCCGCTGCCAAAGCTCGCTGCTGCTAGGTGAGATCGACGTGACGCCGCCGCGCGCGTCCGCCATTCAGTTGGGAACCGGTCTGCGGCGATTCTGGAACGCCTTTCGTAACAACATCCCCAACCTCGCCGATCTACTGCCCCGCTGGCGCCCGACTGTCTATCATCCCATCGCCCTGAGAAGCGTCGTGCGGTGCGCGATCCCCGGTCTCGCACAGATCTGGCACGGTCAAAAGGCGCTTGGGCGCACAATTCTCATAGTTTGGTTATCGCTGCTGCTCAGCGCGATACTCTCACTGGGCAGCGGGTTTACGCAGTTTCTATTCTCCGCCGCATGCGTCGTCCACGCGGTCACCGTACTTCTCGTGCTCGGCGCGAATCTGAACTACGAGCGGCTTCCTATCCGGTTGCTAACCGGCCTCGCGTTCTTTTTCGGCATCTGGTATTTCATTTATGCGCCGATCGGCTGGCTCGGAACGCGCTTTTATCAACCCCTGCCTTTGGACGGAATGGCGCGACCAGATGTTCTCCTGAACGGTGACGTGATTCTTCACGAAGGCCCTTGGCGAAGGCCCGATCGGTTCGAACGCGGAGAGATTGTCGTGTATCGCGTCGATTGGCAGATGGGCGGGTACGCGAACTTCTATTTCGCGGCGGTCGAAGGGTTTAACGTGGATCGCATCATCGGGCTGCCCGGCGACCGTGTGCAGGCAATTGACGGCAAGCTCCTCGTTAACGGCGAGCCGTTGTCCGCCGAACACTATCCACTGGCCGGTCTGCGGTCAGTCTGGGGCAACGGCTTGGATGTTGCGTTGGGCCTAGGGGAGTACCTGGTCATTCCTTCGACGCTGAGGATGCCGGGGTATCAACCCCAGATTCCCGCGGACCAATTGACTAACTTCGTACGGGTCGCGCCAGTGGATATTCTGGGGCGCGTGGCGCTACGCATTCGTCCTTATTCTCGATTCGGAAGCGTGAAATAG